From a region of the Bacteroidales bacterium genome:
- the gyrB gene encoding DNA topoisomerase (ATP-hydrolyzing) subunit B — MTAEEKNLSAINDYSADNIQVLEGLEAVRKRPSMYIGDTSSRGLHHLVYEVVDNSIDEALAGYCDKIEVIIHTDNSVTVIDNGRGIPTGIHEKENRSALEVVLTVLHAGGKFDKGSYKVSGGLHGVGVSCVNALSTKLEATIYREGKIFYQQYHCGKPVEPVKIIGESKETGTKITFRPDDTIFTVLDYDYSILATRLRELAFLNKGILLTLADERLKDDEGNVTTESFFSEKGLVDFIEYLDANREKLMPVAINIEGEKNNTPIEIAMQYNTSFSENLHSYVNNINTHEGGTHLAGFRRGLTRTLKSYAEKSGMLAKLKFDINGDDFREGLTAIISVKVAEPQFEGQTKTKLGNSDVMGSVDQMVSESLSHYLEENPREARTIVNKVILAATARHAARKARELVQRKNVLSGSGLPGKLSDCSERDPALCEIYLVEGDSAGGTAKAGRDRKFQAILPLRGKILNVEKAMQHKIYESEEIKNIFTALGVNIGTAEDSKALNLEKLRYHKVIIMTDADVDGSHIATLILTFFFRYMKELIELGNVYIATPPFYLIKKGKEERYCWNDEERNQLVKEWSVNGEGKGIHIQRYKGLGEMNAEQLWDTTMNPANRILRQVTIENGTEADRIFSMLMGDEVPPRRDFIEKNAKYAKIDA; from the coding sequence ATGACCGCAGAAGAAAAAAACTTATCAGCTATCAACGATTACTCAGCTGACAACATCCAGGTGCTCGAAGGCCTGGAAGCAGTGCGTAAAAGACCCTCGATGTACATTGGCGATACCAGCAGCAGGGGGCTGCACCACCTTGTTTACGAAGTAGTTGACAACTCTATCGACGAAGCCCTCGCTGGGTATTGCGACAAAATAGAAGTGATCATTCACACCGACAACTCCGTAACAGTAATTGATAACGGACGCGGAATCCCCACCGGAATCCATGAAAAAGAAAACCGTTCGGCCCTTGAAGTCGTTCTAACCGTGCTTCATGCAGGTGGAAAATTCGATAAAGGTTCCTATAAAGTCTCCGGAGGCTTGCACGGCGTGGGCGTTTCGTGTGTGAACGCACTCTCCACAAAACTCGAAGCTACAATTTACCGTGAAGGGAAAATTTTTTATCAGCAATACCACTGTGGAAAGCCGGTTGAACCGGTAAAAATTATTGGTGAATCCAAAGAAACCGGCACAAAAATTACTTTTCGTCCCGACGACACCATCTTCACCGTTTTGGATTACGATTACAGCATTCTCGCCACCCGCCTGCGCGAACTGGCCTTCCTGAATAAAGGCATTCTTCTCACGCTGGCCGACGAACGTTTGAAAGATGACGAAGGGAATGTTACAACCGAAAGTTTCTTTTCAGAAAAAGGGCTGGTTGACTTCATCGAATACCTCGACGCCAACCGCGAAAAGCTGATGCCTGTTGCTATCAATATTGAAGGAGAAAAGAACAACACGCCGATCGAGATTGCCATGCAGTACAATACTTCCTTCTCTGAAAACCTTCACTCGTACGTGAACAATATCAACACCCACGAAGGCGGTACCCACCTGGCCGGATTCAGAAGGGGGCTAACCAGAACGCTGAAATCCTATGCCGAAAAATCGGGCATGCTGGCCAAGCTTAAGTTTGATATCAACGGCGACGACTTTCGTGAAGGATTGACCGCCATCATTTCGGTAAAAGTAGCTGAACCTCAGTTTGAAGGCCAGACCAAGACCAAGCTGGGCAATTCTGACGTGATGGGATCGGTAGATCAGATGGTGAGCGAGTCCCTGTCGCATTATCTCGAAGAAAACCCACGGGAGGCCAGAACCATTGTCAACAAGGTGATACTTGCGGCTACCGCTCGTCATGCCGCCCGCAAAGCCCGCGAATTGGTTCAGCGAAAGAATGTGCTCAGCGGCTCGGGCTTGCCGGGAAAGTTGTCAGACTGCTCCGAACGCGACCCTGCACTCTGCGAAATCTACCTGGTTGAGGGCGACTCTGCAGGTGGAACGGCCAAAGCCGGCAGGGACCGTAAGTTTCAGGCCATCCTGCCCTTACGCGGGAAAATCCTCAACGTCGAGAAAGCCATGCAGCATAAAATTTATGAAAGCGAAGAGATAAAAAACATTTTCACTGCACTTGGGGTAAACATTGGTACAGCTGAAGACAGCAAAGCGCTTAATCTCGAAAAATTGCGCTATCACAAGGTCATCATCATGACCGATGCTGACGTGGACGGCAGCCATATTGCCACACTCATTCTCACCTTCTTCTTCAGGTACATGAAGGAGTTAATCGAACTTGGTAACGTGTATATTGCCACGCCGCCATTCTACCTCATTAAAAAAGGCAAGGAAGAGCGCTACTGCTGGAATGATGAAGAACGCAACCAACTGGTCAAAGAGTGGTCGGTGAACGGAGAAGGAAAAGGAATTCACATTCAGCGCTATAAAGGTTTGGGTGAAATGAATGCCGAGCAGCTATGGGATACTACCATGAATCCGGCAAACCGGATCCTAAGACAGGTAACCATCGAAAATGGAACAGAAGCCGACCGCATCTTTTCCATGCTGATGGGCGACGAAGTGCCACCCCGCCGCGATTTCATCGAGAAAAATGCCAAGTATGCCAAGATTGACGCATAA
- a CDS encoding tetratricopeptide repeat protein: protein MKNQTISLIHKLCNFKSGIALALVILLTIFLSISQIFAQSSVDSLLKLLNSRELSENEKALICAKLGEEYLAFKVDSALHFAWNGLEVSLRNNYINGQFQNYLALGNIKRKIDDLDEAKKFLLSAKDLIDETIETRDIIRLYLGIGHLYATQSNLYRAQDAFFTGLQIAEEHSDSLYLPRFYNNIAIIYSKLDDYNKSLQYYSKALELFEHLNDPYLIGNTLNNIGSTYSEMGKNDSAYFYLNKALKIAKQISNYYGLTNMYSNLGKMAFSQGRTLDALELFEESQSAADSLVDDFWGSRSYIFATIYRHKGDAYFQLNDFKKALYFYHQALYSASVSSNLEIMTEVSQKLADLFHQQGNKDSAYFYYKNFAALNDSLLRIKSNQKITELTLQYEFDKERKQQKLESELIEAKHYRKELTYSLIIISVGAILLIIVFLLILQRNQIRRKNLEQKMILLEKEKLSKELDFKNKELTTNVMYLLKKNEFISAISYKLKNTNQGQKEDNNAVINNVISELDKSITQDTWTEFEVRFQEVHVDFYNSLSRQFPDLTPNELRLCAFLRLNMTSKEIADITYQSAESLKTARYRLRKKLGLDRDENLIAYLTKL, encoded by the coding sequence ATGAAAAATCAAACTATTTCTTTAATTCACAAACTGTGTAATTTCAAAAGTGGAATTGCTCTTGCTCTGGTCATTTTGTTGACCATTTTTCTGAGTATTTCCCAAATTTTCGCACAATCAAGTGTGGATAGTTTATTGAAACTCCTCAATTCGCGGGAGCTTTCCGAAAATGAAAAAGCACTGATTTGTGCCAAACTTGGTGAAGAATATTTGGCATTCAAAGTTGATTCGGCACTGCATTTTGCCTGGAATGGCCTTGAAGTTTCGTTACGTAATAATTATATCAATGGCCAGTTTCAAAATTACCTCGCATTAGGTAATATCAAGCGAAAAATTGATGATCTCGATGAAGCCAAAAAATTCTTGTTAAGTGCCAAAGACCTGATTGATGAAACTATTGAAACAAGAGATATCATACGCCTTTATCTTGGAATAGGACACCTGTACGCCACGCAATCCAACCTATACCGCGCTCAGGATGCCTTTTTTACAGGATTACAAATCGCTGAAGAACATAGCGACAGCCTTTACCTTCCCAGGTTTTATAATAACATTGCCATCATTTATTCCAAGCTCGACGATTATAATAAAAGCCTTCAGTATTATTCAAAAGCACTCGAATTATTTGAGCATTTGAATGACCCTTACTTAATCGGAAATACCTTAAACAATATAGGTAGTACTTATTCAGAGATGGGTAAAAACGACAGCGCCTATTTTTATTTGAATAAGGCACTCAAAATTGCAAAACAGATTTCGAATTATTATGGGCTAACCAACATGTATTCAAACCTTGGGAAAATGGCATTTTCGCAAGGCAGGACTTTAGATGCACTCGAATTGTTTGAGGAATCGCAAAGCGCGGCAGATAGTTTGGTTGATGATTTTTGGGGATCCCGCTCCTATATTTTTGCAACGATTTACAGACATAAGGGAGATGCCTATTTCCAACTTAACGATTTTAAAAAGGCTCTTTATTTTTATCATCAGGCACTTTACAGCGCATCAGTTTCATCAAATCTGGAAATCATGACCGAGGTGTCACAAAAACTGGCCGATCTTTTTCATCAGCAGGGAAATAAAGATAGCGCCTATTTTTATTATAAAAACTTCGCTGCGCTTAATGATAGCCTCTTAAGGATAAAAAGTAACCAAAAAATCACCGAGTTAACGCTCCAATACGAATTTGACAAGGAGCGGAAACAGCAAAAGCTCGAAAGTGAACTAATCGAAGCAAAACATTACCGTAAAGAACTCACTTATTCGCTGATCATCATCAGTGTCGGCGCAATCCTTTTAATTATCGTATTCCTTCTAATTTTACAGCGTAACCAGATACGCAGGAAAAACCTTGAGCAAAAAATGATATTGCTTGAAAAAGAAAAACTGTCAAAAGAACTGGATTTTAAAAATAAAGAGCTTACTACCAATGTGATGTATTTGCTCAAAAAGAATGAATTCATTTCGGCAATATCCTATAAACTGAAAAACACAAATCAGGGGCAAAAAGAGGATAATAATGCGGTAATAAATAATGTTATTTCGGAACTCGATAAAAGCATTACCCAGGATACCTGGACAGAGTTTGAGGTTCGTTTTCAGGAGGTACATGTTGACTTTTATAACAGCCTCAGCAGGCAATTTCCTGACCTTACCCCCAATGAACTCAGGCTTTGTGCTTTTCTCCGCCTGAACATGACATCAAAAGAAATTGCCGACATTACATACCAGTCAGCCGAAAGCCTTAAAACAGCCCGCTATCGTTTACGTAAAAAGCTTGGTTTAGACCGCGATGAAAACCTGATCGCTTACCTTACAAAATTATAA
- a CDS encoding 4Fe-4S binding protein has protein sequence MKRSIINIDEEKCTGCGLCIPNCHEGALQLIDGKARLISDLFCDGLGACIGHCPEGAITMEEREAEPYNETLVMEQMVKKGKNTVLAHLAHLKEHGADEFLKEAIAYIRNNNIDLDVTKENRDHAEDTIHQAMMGAKSAGCGGGCPGSAAVSFDIDLDEVEKAGNGTETIEARSALRQWPVQLHLLNPLAPYLRNADLLLAADCAAFAMGNFHSRFLKGKVLAIACPKLDSNQESYLQKLIAMITDSKLNTITVVRMEVPCCGGLTRLAQLAVQHSGRKIPLKQAVVSSRGEVLQEDWI, from the coding sequence ATGAAACGAAGTATCATTAACATTGATGAAGAAAAGTGCACCGGTTGCGGGCTTTGTATCCCCAACTGCCACGAAGGCGCATTGCAATTGATTGACGGGAAGGCAAGGCTGATCAGCGATCTGTTTTGCGACGGACTGGGCGCATGCATCGGGCATTGCCCCGAAGGCGCGATCACCATGGAAGAGCGTGAGGCCGAACCTTACAACGAAACACTCGTCATGGAGCAAATGGTGAAAAAAGGGAAAAACACAGTGCTGGCACACCTCGCCCATTTAAAAGAGCATGGTGCTGATGAGTTTTTGAAGGAAGCCATCGCCTACATCAGGAACAACAACATTGATTTGGATGTCACCAAAGAAAACCGGGATCATGCTGAGGACACTATTCATCAGGCAATGATGGGAGCAAAGAGTGCCGGCTGCGGCGGTGGATGCCCCGGAAGTGCTGCGGTTAGTTTTGATATTGACCTTGATGAGGTTGAAAAAGCCGGAAATGGAACTGAAACTATTGAGGCCAGATCAGCATTGCGCCAATGGCCCGTACAATTGCACCTGCTCAATCCACTTGCCCCCTATTTGCGTAATGCTGACCTCTTACTGGCGGCCGATTGCGCTGCTTTCGCCATGGGAAATTTCCACAGTCGTTTTCTAAAAGGAAAAGTACTGGCTATAGCTTGTCCAAAACTGGATTCGAACCAGGAGAGTTATTTACAGAAACTTATTGCGATGATCACAGATTCCAAACTGAACACCATTACCGTAGTAAGAATGGAAGTGCCCTGCTGTGGTGGATTGACACGTTTGGCACAATTAGCAGTTCAACATTCAGGACGAAAAATACCGCTAAAACAGGCTGTGGTCAGCTCAAGGGGAGAGGTTTTACAAGAAGATTGGATTTAA
- a CDS encoding T9SS type A sorting domain-containing protein — MQTNLLKLGLIAFCFTIFISSTAQQNANFRQSDNPQTTITTKQNAPKGWHKSIDEVVFYEDFSAGLDAWTVLGEGSENWGIVETNKAGGAIPEVRMFYDPSFLGTSRLVSPVINTSGYTQLSLSFLHLIDNYVMGGGFWVGVETTSDGGVTWNQVWELEILTTEDYSAFEVLIVDTPDIGSADFQFCFKFEDNSWQLDAWHIDNVTLGEQPSFDVAPYSITGFENLIFEGDVVNVSSEIANYGSEIVSFDVIFEIFEGSNIVFSSTKSVSNLAFGEPVTVAFDPWTSVMGFYTASVTTLLPGDENPDNDQIEHAFPVVDPNWYCVPVGNCAIGNYQGITDFAFAGIENYNNGCSNNGYGVFTNLEGTAEIGSESYAIVSVGSPGQNLSIWIDLNQDLEFTPDELVLTDFEMAEAGVFSVISITIPGNGLPGPTVVRVGTSIFQTSPDPCANLMLGEWEDYTLILTGSSINLNAGVVTIDMDPFFLQGNVIPKATVKNFGLQTVSFPVTCNINDNGYTSTKNVTDLALGEEFQVVFDTWTAEPGNYDVEVTTQLAGDEVPANNMLNTTVGIVESIPPKMVVGEEGTGTWCGWCPEGIVVMEHMAETYPDTWIGIAVHNNDPMVVPEYDAGILNYLVAYPSALIDRSGVPYFPGQFEEAYLERINKVAPAELMIENQSVTNGVLTFDITATFYAMVANYRLNAVLVEDYVTGTSAGYNQANFFSGGAFGEMGGFELLPNPVPAADMIYMDVARALPGGWDGVEGSLPATVYAGETHSYNFSITIPEEWDIDNLEIVGMLIDHNAGTIMNGAKEELITRVADLESTTNIVVYPNPARNELSFSNIPEGNIYIYNINGQLMMEKQNLYGSFTIDISNLENGTYIVNVISENETLTTKLTVIK, encoded by the coding sequence ATGCAAACAAATTTACTAAAGCTAGGTTTAATCGCATTTTGCTTTACCATTTTCATCAGCTCAACAGCTCAGCAAAATGCAAATTTCAGACAAAGTGACAATCCTCAAACTACGATCACCACCAAACAAAATGCTCCGAAGGGGTGGCATAAATCAATCGATGAGGTAGTGTTTTACGAAGATTTCTCTGCGGGATTGGATGCCTGGACGGTACTGGGAGAAGGCTCAGAAAACTGGGGAATAGTGGAAACCAACAAAGCAGGTGGGGCTATACCTGAAGTGCGGATGTTTTATGACCCTTCTTTTTTGGGAACTTCCAGGTTGGTTTCTCCTGTGATTAATACCAGTGGATATACCCAGCTGAGCTTATCATTTTTACATTTAATCGATAACTATGTAATGGGAGGTGGATTTTGGGTAGGCGTGGAGACTACTAGTGATGGCGGTGTAACCTGGAACCAGGTTTGGGAATTAGAAATACTAACCACCGAAGACTACAGTGCATTTGAGGTTTTGATAGTAGATACACCCGATATCGGTTCGGCAGATTTCCAGTTTTGTTTTAAATTTGAGGATAACAGCTGGCAGTTAGACGCATGGCATATTGATAATGTGACACTTGGTGAACAGCCCTCTTTTGATGTTGCGCCTTACTCTATTACAGGATTTGAAAATCTCATATTTGAAGGAGATGTTGTAAATGTTTCATCTGAGATCGCCAACTATGGGTCTGAAATCGTTTCATTTGATGTGATTTTTGAGATTTTTGAGGGCTCAAACATTGTTTTCTCATCAACAAAGTCAGTGTCAAACCTTGCTTTTGGTGAACCGGTCACTGTTGCTTTTGATCCCTGGACTTCAGTGATGGGTTTCTATACAGCTTCTGTTACCACTTTACTTCCGGGTGATGAGAATCCGGATAATGACCAGATTGAACACGCTTTCCCCGTTGTTGATCCCAATTGGTATTGTGTACCGGTTGGAAATTGCGCCATAGGTAATTACCAAGGTATAACTGACTTTGCATTTGCAGGAATTGAAAACTACAACAATGGATGTAGTAATAATGGATATGGTGTCTTTACAAATCTGGAAGGAACCGCTGAGATCGGTTCTGAGTCTTATGCTATTGTATCCGTTGGTTCTCCGGGTCAAAATCTAAGTATATGGATCGATTTGAATCAGGATCTTGAATTTACGCCTGATGAACTGGTATTAACCGATTTTGAAATGGCCGAAGCCGGTGTTTTTTCCGTAATCTCCATCACAATCCCGGGAAATGGTTTGCCTGGGCCAACTGTCGTGCGCGTCGGTACATCCATATTCCAAACATCTCCTGATCCATGTGCTAATCTTATGCTTGGTGAATGGGAAGATTATACATTGATTTTGACAGGCTCATCCATCAACCTCAATGCAGGTGTAGTTACAATTGATATGGATCCATTCTTTCTGCAAGGGAACGTTATTCCTAAAGCTACTGTAAAGAATTTTGGATTACAAACGGTTAGCTTCCCGGTGACCTGCAACATAAATGATAATGGTTATACTTCAACCAAAAACGTGACGGATCTTGCCCTTGGTGAAGAATTCCAGGTTGTATTTGATACATGGACTGCTGAACCTGGAAACTATGATGTGGAGGTGACAACTCAGCTGGCAGGAGATGAAGTGCCCGCAAACAATATGTTAAATACCACAGTAGGTATTGTTGAGTCCATTCCGCCTAAAATGGTAGTTGGTGAAGAAGGAACAGGAACCTGGTGCGGTTGGTGTCCTGAAGGGATTGTAGTCATGGAACATATGGCTGAAACATATCCGGATACCTGGATAGGAATTGCAGTCCATAATAACGATCCGATGGTAGTTCCCGAGTATGATGCCGGTATTCTTAATTATCTAGTTGCCTATCCAAGTGCTTTGATTGACCGCTCAGGTGTGCCATATTTCCCCGGGCAATTTGAAGAAGCTTATCTTGAAAGAATCAATAAAGTGGCGCCAGCCGAATTGATGATTGAAAACCAATCTGTTACCAATGGAGTATTGACATTTGATATCACGGCTACTTTTTATGCTATGGTTGCTAACTATAGGCTGAATGCTGTTTTGGTTGAAGATTACGTTACCGGAACAAGTGCCGGGTATAACCAGGCTAATTTCTTTTCTGGGGGTGCATTTGGCGAAATGGGTGGTTTTGAACTCCTTCCAAACCCTGTTCCGGCTGCTGACATGATTTACATGGATGTTGCCCGTGCCTTGCCCGGTGGCTGGGACGGTGTTGAAGGAAGCCTCCCGGCAACAGTTTATGCAGGTGAAACCCATAGTTATAACTTTTCGATAACGATTCCTGAAGAGTGGGACATTGATAACCTCGAAATCGTTGGCATGCTGATCGACCACAATGCCGGAACTATTATGAATGGAGCTAAAGAGGAACTTATTACCCGAGTTGCTGATTTGGAATCGACAACAAATATTGTAGTTTATCCTAATCCAGCCAGAAATGAACTGAGTTTTTCAAATATTCCCGAAGGCAATATCTATATCTACAATATCAATGGCCAACTGATGATGGAAAAACAAAACCTTTATGGCTCATTTACAATTGATATTTCAAATTTAGAGAATGGAACCTACATTGTGAATGTGATTTCTGAAAATGAAACACTAACAACGAAGTTGACTGTAATAAAATAG
- a CDS encoding ABC transporter permease — translation MFINYIKIALRNIVHQKGYSFINIFGLSVGLAAFIMISLWIYHELSYDRHNRNFDRIYRFAQVQHYSTGPFIVSNMPGPLAADAKREFPEFEEVFRFFETSAVVSHEDKKFSEMITHADSGLFTVFDFKVIHGTLEGALSGGYTAVITRKAADKIFGETNAVGKTIRINDLNDFRITAVIENPPANSSFTNDVFIPFDFLQQMGHDLTRYGWNTYFIYALMKPGTEIEKFNEKFRYYFRKVSNDETITTELFLFPLAKERLYYYDGTPTHLKNITMFGIIAAFILLMACVNFMNLSTARASKRSREIGLRKVVGASRGQLIRQFLGESLVTSAISLVFALVLVQLLLPVFNDLTGKTLALSLFQPEIVLTLIGVTLFTGLIAGSYPALYLSSLKPATVIKGAGRSAQGNTWFRRFLVIFQFILSAGLIISTMVIYRQLDFMLKKDLGMNKENVAYFVFRGDLRSKYDTFKGQLLQNPNVLGVACSSHLPYMIGSNSGGFNWEGKDADDEVLVSILFGDAALPELMEYQLESGRYFSEEFSTDTAAILINESTAGLMGLDDPLGKWVTWGDDYRFNVIGVVKDFHFQKMQSKIEPLMIFNSKEQTYHVLVRISGHNTDETMAFIEETWSSFVPAFPFNPQFLNSTYEQFHISEARLSKLIRYFTMLAIIISCLGLFGLASFTAEQRTKEIGIRKVMGASVGSIIFLQQREFMLLVLVANIIAWPPAWYFMKDWLDGFAYKIYLHPGFFLLAGAITMFITFLTVFFLAWRASLKNPVNAIKWE, via the coding sequence ATGTTTATCAACTACATCAAAATAGCGCTGCGAAACATTGTTCACCAAAAGGGGTACTCGTTTATCAACATTTTTGGCTTGTCCGTTGGCCTGGCTGCATTTATCATGATTTCGCTGTGGATTTATCATGAATTGAGCTACGACAGACACAACAGGAATTTCGACAGGATTTACCGATTTGCGCAGGTGCAGCATTATTCCACAGGTCCATTCATAGTATCCAACATGCCCGGGCCGCTGGCAGCAGATGCTAAGCGTGAATTCCCTGAATTTGAAGAGGTGTTTCGCTTTTTCGAAACCTCAGCGGTAGTGAGTCATGAGGATAAGAAATTCAGTGAAATGATCACTCATGCTGATTCAGGACTGTTCACGGTATTTGATTTTAAAGTTATTCATGGTACCCTGGAAGGCGCTTTGTCAGGTGGCTACACAGCAGTAATTACAAGAAAAGCAGCAGACAAGATCTTTGGCGAAACCAATGCGGTGGGGAAAACCATCCGGATCAACGATCTTAATGACTTCCGCATCACCGCCGTGATCGAAAATCCACCCGCCAACTCTTCATTCACCAACGACGTTTTTATCCCGTTTGATTTTTTGCAGCAAATGGGGCACGATCTTACCCGGTATGGCTGGAATACCTACTTCATCTATGCGCTGATGAAACCGGGAACTGAGATTGAAAAGTTTAATGAGAAATTCCGCTATTATTTCCGAAAAGTCAGCAACGATGAAACGATTACTACAGAGCTCTTCCTGTTTCCATTAGCCAAAGAGCGCCTTTACTATTATGACGGAACACCCACGCACCTGAAAAACATCACCATGTTTGGCATTATCGCAGCCTTTATTCTGCTAATGGCCTGCGTTAACTTCATGAATCTTTCCACAGCCCGCGCCTCCAAGCGAAGCCGGGAGATTGGTTTAAGAAAAGTGGTAGGCGCTTCGCGTGGTCAACTGATCCGGCAATTCCTGGGAGAGTCGCTGGTGACGTCTGCCATTTCACTGGTTTTTGCATTGGTGTTGGTTCAGCTTCTTCTCCCGGTCTTTAACGACTTAACCGGGAAAACCCTTGCATTGTCGTTGTTCCAGCCTGAGATTGTGCTTACGTTGATTGGCGTTACCTTGTTCACCGGGCTTATTGCAGGAAGCTATCCGGCGCTTTACCTTTCTTCTTTAAAACCCGCTACGGTGATAAAAGGCGCCGGAAGATCGGCACAGGGAAACACCTGGTTCAGGCGTTTTCTGGTGATTTTTCAGTTCATCCTATCGGCAGGGTTAATCATCAGTACGATGGTTATTTACCGACAGTTAGATTTTATGCTGAAAAAAGACCTGGGAATGAACAAGGAAAATGTGGCCTATTTCGTATTCCGGGGCGATTTAAGGAGTAAATACGATACCTTTAAAGGGCAGTTGCTTCAAAACCCCAATGTGCTCGGCGTTGCTTGCTCTTCTCACCTTCCGTACATGATCGGCAGCAACAGCGGGGGTTTTAACTGGGAAGGAAAAGATGCCGACGATGAAGTTCTGGTTAGCATCCTGTTTGGCGATGCCGCCCTCCCTGAGCTAATGGAGTATCAGCTTGAAAGTGGTCGCTATTTTTCAGAAGAATTTTCCACTGATACGGCTGCTATTTTGATCAACGAATCAACCGCAGGTTTGATGGGACTTGACGATCCCCTGGGAAAATGGGTTACCTGGGGTGATGATTACAGGTTTAATGTAATCGGAGTGGTGAAGGATTTTCACTTTCAAAAAATGCAAAGTAAGATCGAACCGCTTATGATTTTCAACAGCAAGGAACAAACTTACCACGTGCTTGTGCGCATCAGTGGCCATAACACCGATGAAACCATGGCATTCATCGAAGAAACATGGAGCAGTTTTGTGCCTGCTTTTCCGTTCAATCCGCAGTTTCTCAACAGCACCTATGAGCAGTTCCACATCAGCGAGGCACGTTTGAGCAAACTTATCCGCTATTTTACCATGCTGGCCATCATCATCTCCTGCCTGGGGTTGTTTGGTCTCGCCTCATTTACCGCCGAACAGCGAACCAAAGAGATTGGTATCCGCAAAGTAATGGGCGCCTCAGTTGGAAGTATTATCTTTTTACAGCAACGCGAATTTATGCTGCTGGTGCTGGTTGCCAACATTATTGCCTGGCCGCCGGCATGGTATTTTATGAAAGATTGGCTTGATGGTTTTGCCTACAAAATCTACCTGCATCCCGGATTTTTCCTCCTTGCAGGAGCAATCACAATGTTCATCACTTTCCTCACTGTATTTTTCCTTGCCTGGCGGGCCTCGCTGAAAAACCCGGTGAATGCCATCAAGTGGGAGTAG
- a CDS encoding Rrf2 family transcriptional regulator, translated as MAKLFNISEASNIAVHSLALIAASDKPLNTNLISDMLNLSRNHIAKVLQALTKYGIVGSGRGPKGGFVLLKDPREISVFEIYELIDGKIEADHCRRTEGICPFDSCVYGDERQRLYDDFREYYSNRKLSDLKMKID; from the coding sequence ATGGCAAAATTATTCAACATATCCGAAGCGTCAAACATAGCTGTTCACAGCCTGGCACTTATTGCTGCCAGCGATAAGCCACTGAATACCAATTTGATATCTGATATGCTCAATTTATCCCGAAATCACATTGCCAAGGTATTACAGGCATTGACAAAATACGGAATCGTCGGCTCGGGGAGGGGCCCCAAAGGAGGGTTTGTCCTGCTGAAAGACCCGAGAGAAATTTCTGTCTTCGAAATTTATGAACTGATTGATGGAAAGATTGAAGCAGACCATTGCCGCCGCACCGAAGGAATTTGTCCTTTCGACAGTTGTGTTTATGGTGATGAACGGCAGAGACTTTATGATGATTTCAGGGAATATTACTCAAATCGTAAACTATCTGATCTTAAAATGAAAATTGACTAA